The Fusarium keratoplasticum isolate Fu6.1 chromosome 4, whole genome shotgun sequence genome contains the following window.
TGAGAGGTCGAGACGAGAGGGAGGAAGTGGAATGGATGATAAGACGTGCTGGGGCAAGGCAAGCCAGTGCAGGGCATGGAAGGCAGGGGGCCAGGGGGTCAGTGACCTACCGAGTGCAGCAGCAGGTTAGGGGGCATGGGGCCCGGGGGGCAACTGGAGAGGAGACGGTCCAGGtcccgtccatccatcttcagGCTCTTCAGGCGCTACAGACAACTCCTGCTAGCCTCTCTCCGCGTCCGCGGTTGCGAGgttggcttcttgggtcgGCGCCGGGGAGGAGGGCATGAGGCCAAGCAGGGGGAGACCCGGAAGGTGGGTTCGGGTGGgatcctcgatgggttaCGGGGGCCGCTGACTGGGCCTTGAGAGGCTAGGCTAGGTCTTCTCATCCATGGGGTGTCATGGGTGCCATGCGAGTCGAGCTGCAGGACGTTCCATGCGTTGAGTCGAGCAGCCGCTGAGAGGCTCGGGATTTCTGCAACCAAAACGTGGGACCCGCCCCTTGAGGATGCGTCCATGGGATGCATCGTGGGCAGAGGAAGAGTGCGTACGTGCGTGCGTGCGCATGTGGAAGATGCAACCTACATAGGGATGGAAGCCGTGGTGAGGCTGGGAGGAACCTGGGCCCGGAGTAGTGGATGTCGGGGTATTGGACCAGAGGGGAAAGGGCAAGGAAGGCCTGGAGGTCTAGAAGAGGCTTGCCCAGCATTGGTGCAATGCAAAGACGGGATGGAATCAATCACCAGAGTGCAAGCATACAACAGTCAGAACTCGTCACCGAGTATACGAGTCTATTGCTATAATTACAACCGTCAGCCCTCTCTGACGATGCCACGCTGCAAAACCTGCACTCAGCAGAcaaataattaaaataaaataaaaccTGCATTGCCTCGCGCGCGCGTGTCCAAGCTCACTCTCGTTCGTTCGTCCCATCTGTCAAggatccatcctcctctgcTCAACTCGTAATCGCTGAGAAGCTTTTCTCACTCTCCACAGCTCACGAAAGCGTGGCGACCACGGGCCGTATTCGGGATAGCGCCCACCTAACGCTACCCACCAGCCGGCGCAAGCTGGAGCCATCCCTGAGGCCCAGCGCCCGGAAGCGCTAATTGGGACGCCGCCATGTTTTGGCGTTGGCGGGTTGACGCAGGGGGCACACCAACTGAAAAGTGCCAAGGTTCCATCTCCCATGGAGTCTGCGGAAGGGTCTGTTGGTTCCTGAGAGGAGGAATGGACAGCGGGAGGAGAGCTTGAGGGCTTCCAcgcgagagagagagagagagagagagagagagagagagagagagagagagagagagaaaaaagacCACATGGTTGCGGCGAGTCAGTACCCACAGAAGCCTCCAACTGTATGGTGATCCCCCGTCAGcggatgagatgagacgaTGGATGGTTTGTCTGCTGCCAGAAATAATTCACGAGATGTGTCGTGTCGTGgctgtggctgctgctgtcgagTCAATATGAGATTTTAGATGGATCAATGAGGATTTGTCTTCCATCTGCCACACAGTCTCATTACGTCAGGCGAGGGCTGTCAAAATCTGAACACGAAGCAATGCTATTTACGTTCCAGCTTGATCATGGTTACCAAGCAGATGTCTTCAACGGGCAGTCAAGTTTCTTCTCCCCCTCTTTACCCCTTGAACGCACAGACGCTCTGGCCTTCCACCGTAGAGGAATCTCATCCTCAGGGAATAATACATGATGCTGGTAGCTTTTCACTCTGGTCCCCGGGGCCCCTTGTCCCCCCAGCGGCCAGCGCATGGTTCATCGCACATGCTGCATCGGGTATGGCCTCACTTGCGTGCTGCAACCATGGCTCATGCTCTTGCAGAGAGACCCTTTCCCTTTCCAGAGTCAGGCGATCCCAGCCTCCCACGTGCAACACTGACCATCTTTCCCCTCTTTCAAATCTCGAGTAAGTTATCCGATCCCTCTATGTCTGTCCATGACATTAGCCTACCGAGAGAGGAGCCATGCAGCCTTGGCTGTTTTGCCAGAAGACGGCCGGCTTCCATAACGGGGTCAAGCCATGAGCTAGCATGACTGACTGCTGCTATTGCTTTAAACTCTGTTTCTCGCTCTACGGACAGTCTACTCTCTGACTATTTCCGAAGGGGGCAACGGTGCGCTGCAGATGAGCTGCCTGTCACTCACAAAATCTTCTTTGTGGCTGGCCTGGATACCACTCGCTCCCTGCAGTGCGAGTCAGGTCATCGGCTGAGAGATCGCCAGGCACGGACTTGGACCCGGCTCGTCCTCCGTCCACTAACGACTCGAACCGAACCTGCTTCTGGCTAATAAGGACTATCGCCTGTTAGCTTCTCTTCAGTGCATGTTGGACGCGCTATCGCGTCGACCTCATTAACCAGGGCtgtccatcaccatcacaaTTCGCGAATCCAACGGCCATGCATTGATTGCACTCAGATGCTGGGCCAACAAGCCGTCATAGAGCTAGCGGCACGGCTGCTGGCCTGACACGTCCGCGCAGACGCCGTCTTTAATTGCTGCAAATGCAAACGTAAATGCAGCCGTACCTGCTTGTCACGCTTCTCAATGCCGATCTGACCCTGATGCCCAATATGTCATGTCGTCAAACAGATCAACTGGCCGAGTCGCTGTGTCACATGAGACGATGCAGACAACGTCCTTCGTCCCTTCCCAATTTGTCCCGTGCCTGCATCGGCGCTGCGTTCACGTGAGATCCATGTGAGATGTGAGATCCAACGACTCTGGGCAGGCACAATGAATGGATGCCCAGACTTGATCACCTCATTGTTGATATCTCCATGATTCCATTTCAGTCCGTCCTCTACAACCTTGCCAAGCGTTTCGGGATGAGAACTGCCGCTGGCCAAGAAAGGCACAAATATGTCGTCCTCTTGATCCTACTGTACTTCATCATCTCTCCCTGTACCTTGGATCACGGCTCCCCTTTGATGTGCACCATTTCCGTGCTCCAACAGGCGAGCCCTTTACCGTCCCGGGACACCAAAAGGACCCCATTCCGTTGACTACCGAATCTCCGCAAGTGTCGCTATACTGGTTGCACAGATTTGAGATTGTAACGGCATCCTTCTCGGCTCGTCATTGTAGGCGGCTTGCTACATTGAGCGGCAAGGCTCAAGGAGTCGTTTGCGTCACACGCCTATGAACCGACAACGGCAAGCCGGATGCCTTGATTTATATCAAACTGAGTTTGCTAAATAACCCGACGGCCTCTCGCTATTTCTTGATCAACTGCTCGGATAGACCTGCCCCCTTCCTGATCTTGGCTCAGGGGATCTCCGGGAAATCAAATTGTATCGGGAAAACAACTCTGTTCTCGGCtattctctttctctccgCGGTGGAAAACACAGAGCAGTCGAGTTCCAGTTCACTATGCTACCCCTGACAAGATGCAAGTGCATCATACACATTGTGAGAGGACGGTGACAAGACCAAAACTGTCTCACAAGAGCCTCAAACTCGTACACAGCTTAACCGTACCCAGCAAAATTGCACGGATGTCTCTTGCCGTTCTGCTAACCGGACACGCGTTGTACCATTTACGATGCAGTTCTCCGGGACTTATCGGCGTTGATCAATCCTCCGGGAATGCACCAAATCTAAGTATCTGGGACGGGACAGATGACCTACATAAAAGACGCAAGCCCCTATGGCAATGTTGACTGATCATCTCATCGACAAACGCTGGCTACCATGAAGTCTTCTATCCTGCTGCAGGCGTTCTTTGCCGCCTCAGCTGTTGTCAATGCCCACAGACTTCCGGGACCTGCCCCTGACCCCAATGCAACCGGCCGAGTGAGGACTGGTGGAACTCAGAAATTCATCGTTGAAGTTGAACCGGTATTTCATTCCATCCTTCTGGTCAAGTTGAAACTCACACTGCCAGCATCGAGGCCTCTCCACATTGTCGCACAAATTTCTCTCGAAAGCTGGCCCCGGGAAGCCTGTTTACAAAGAGTTCGAGTGTAGCGATGTCTTTAGTGGTATGGTCATCGAGACTGATTCTGACAATGTCGACTCTCTGCGCCAGATGGAGGGGGTTGTGAACGTGTGGGCTGCCCGTACGATGCAAAGACCCCGAGTCGAGAAGTCAACCTATGGGCCGTCCAAACTCAGGAAAAACTACACGGTCCATTATTCAACGGGTGTCGATAAACTCCATGCTGCTGGCATACGAGGCAAAGGTGCCACTGTCGCGATAATCGACACTGGCATCGACTACACACACAAAGCGGTATGGCTCTTCTCACCTTCACCCTCCGTATGCCATGTGCTGACAAGTCCTAGCTTGGAGGTTGTTTTGGCCCTGGATGCAAGATCAGGGGAGGCTATGACTTGGTCGGAGCTGATTGTAAGTTTGAGGATGGACCGAGTTTTTGTTGATAGGCGCTGATGATGCTATTAGGGGACACTCATAACCAGAAGAAGTATCCGAAGGTGCCCGACACCGATCCCATGGACTATGAAGGTCATGGAACTCACGTGGCTGGCATCATCGCTGCTGACAATGAGTGGTAAGCTTCAGTTTGCTATCGACGCCAATGGTGAGCATTTAGTCATACTGATTCTTTCCATAGGCTCACTGGAGTTGCCCCTGAGGCTGAGCTTCTCATCTACAAAGTCTTCTCTGACGTAAATCCCCTTTTCGACTGCAATGTCTAGCTTGTGACTGACGTGTTATAGGACCCCTGGGAGACCGATGAGGAGACAATCATGCAGGCTTTGTGTGACGCATACAGTGCTGGCGTGAGTCTTGTTTGATCTCAGCCTAGTGCTTCGCTGACAACTTTCAAGGCCGATATTATTACTTCAAGCATTGGAAAGCCCAACGGCTGGAGTGACAACCCATGGGCTGTGCTGGCAAGCCGGCTTGTGGACAAGGGCATTGTCGTGGTAGCCTCAGCTGGAAACGAAGGAGAGATTGGCCCTTTTTACGCTAGCAGCGGCGCTACGGGTCATGGTGTTCTCGCCGTTGCAGCTGCTAATGTTTCAACTCAGCCAAACAGCAACCGAAGTGGTGACGACTATGGGCCAGTACCTGTCTACTTTACGACATGGGGACCGACCAAtgagcttctcatcaagcCTGACATTACTGCCCCGGGCTTCACGATTGTGAGCACAGTGTTGGACCAAAGCTATGATGAGTTGAGTGGAACATCCATGGCGGCACCATACATCGCCGGACTTGCGGCCTTGTACATCGGAGAGTATGGCGGCCGTGAGTTTCATGGAGCAGGCTTCGCCAAGATGCTCCATGATCGCATTGCTTCGAGTGGAAGTAGCCTCCCTTTCGTCAACAACCGTCTGATCCCTAAGTTCAGGGCATCGCCATTCCAAGTCGGCACCGGACTGGTTGATGCGTGGAAGGTTCTGCACTACGACACCCAACTTGATTATGAACCATTTGCACTCAGGGATACTGAACTGTTCAAACCCCGATGGACCTTCAACATTaccaacaacgacaagaaGGGACACAGGTACACGTTCAAACTGGAGCCACAAGCTGGATTCAACATTCTTGACAGAGACTATGGGATTGCGCTTCTCTATGCTGTCGAGCCTCGCAATATTGTGCCGCCAGTGAGACTTCCTCATGCGGTCTTTGTCGAACCTGGCGAGACGAGAGAGTTGAGGTAACTACTGAAACCAACGACTAGGCGCATGCTCTGACAATATCTAGTGTATCTTTTGCGCTCCCTGACGTCGACGATGATTACCTTCCCCTGTATAGCGGAAAAGTCTGCATTACGTCTGATCACGGAGAGAAGCTGTCTATTCCATATGGAGGTTTGCTTTCGCTCTCCTGACTTGACTGAGCTGGACTGACCTACTGGTTTGAACAGGGGCGGCATACGACACTGAAAAGGCCTTTGATAACATGTTCATCAGAGAACCCTTCATTACAGACATGGATCGAGACTGGGCGTATGTTTATTCCCTTCTTCTGCCTTACCTTGCTGATGAAAGCTCGCTAGATGGTCATTCAACATTGACAAGAACCCGAATGATTTTGTCGAGCTGGGAGCCAGGCTCTCATACGCCTGCGACAACCTTCGCTGGGATGTATGTATCTTGAGAGACCTCGTACCGTGGTGGTGTTAATACAAGTCTAGATATTTGAAAGGGATTGGTCAGAGTCTTTCTGGCACTATCCACCGGTGGTTGGCGAGCGTGGATATGTCGGTTCCGCGACGACGATGCGCGACGCTGAGCAGTTCTGGTTCTATGACCCTGATGTCAACGACCCAGATGACACAGTCGCGTTTCCTCTACGACGCGAGCCTCGAGGATTTCGTATCTTCTGGTGGTTTGGTAAGCTCGCTAACGGGACACGCATTGCCCCTGGAAACTATACGTGAGCCTTTTACGCCCCTACGATCCGTGGAtcggccaaggccatgagcTAACGAATGATGAAGGATGCGGTTCGCGGCTCTGAGACCATACGGAAACCCCAACATCTCGGACCACTGGGACATCATGTATAGAGAGGTGGATAACATACAGGTGCTGCCATACAATGGCACGAGCAACTCAACCCAGATCTACCGACGACCCAGACGCTGAGACACGGGGAGACTGGGCTTGGGGACGCATTAATGGTTTTCGACGAAGGGAAGATAGGGATGGAAGCTGGAAAAAGTCTAGTATTCGCATTAATATTTCATCATTCCACAATTATCACTGATGACTACAGTAATGCTGAACGCTTGAGTGAAAGATTCATCATATCACATATATGTATATATTTCATGTCAACAACTCCTTTATAAATATTGGAGCCCGCTTGCGAGAAGCGACTGAAACCGTCGTTAAAACCCATTTTGCACACCTTGAGCAGCCCCTAGCTGACTCTTGAAACCTAAACTCCGTGATGCCCATGAACCCCCAACCAAAACGCCTGAAACCAGACATGTTGTTCATTATCATGCATTCTTGAAGCACACCATATATTTCTACCGTCTATGCCCACTTGCCGAGAAggctcatcaccaccagacCAGCGACCAAGCCAGTGAAGGCAAGGACGGTGGTGAGGATGTCGGCATCAGCAAGCTCAGCCTTTTGGCCGTGGTTGCCCGTCATCCAGTCGGCGGCCCACATCTCAACAAGGCCGACCCAGACAAGGATACCAGCAGAGAGGGCGTCGAGGGTaccgatggcgatgatggtaGACTTGTCGTTTCCGTTGAACTGCTGCAAAACACCAATGCCAATGGCCATTCCGATGGGGGTGGTAAAGGCGAAGAGGGCAGCGAGAccaagcttcttcctcagagTGAGACCAGTAGGAGGAGCCACTTCTTCGCACGAGGTAGTTTCAGCAGGGCAGGGAGCCTTGTCCGAGTCCTGAGCGGAAGAGGTCTCCTGGGAGGGACGAGCGGCTGTGACGACTTGGGCATCGGCTGCTGTTCCGATGGTGGCGATACGGCTTCCAAGGGCAATGCCTTCGAACATTTGGTGGAAGAgaatgacgatgaagagggtgATGAAGTACTCGTCACCAGACACAACGAGGGTCAAACCAATCACTAGAGCATGTAAGTCGGCATGTCAGATATATGGGATGACGATCAACTTACAAAGAGAGTGGAAGATGATACCAGCCTCCATGACAAGGATGCTGAGCACTTCGGTCGAGAGAAAGACACTCTTCCTCTCAGTCGAGGAGAGTGCGGCTGacgccttggccttggcgaggacgacaCGATGACCAATATACTCAACGAGGAAAGATAGGAACAGACCGGCCATGACAATGGCGGAAGTGGTGGCCTCGTAGCCGAGCTCGCCGATACACTCATTGCTGAACATGAGGAACGCGTGGGTGAAGAGCTAGAGTCAGGTTAGCTCTCTGTTTACAAGTCAATCAACGAGTCTGTAGTAACGTACGTGAACAAAGGCAGTCGATATGATGATGCCGGTACCAAACTGCTTCAGGACAATGAGCACCaggttgagcttggtgggCATCATCTTGTGTAGCAGAATAGGACCAAAGACACCAATGGCGCTCGTGGCAAGGATAACAAAGAGCAGACCAACACGCAGGCCAATGTTGTAGTCTCTCTGGCGAGGCTGGcatgaggacgaggacgaagatgaagatccaGCTTCGCTAGACTCGGACTCGCTGTGGCTGCCGCCTGTGCAATGCCTTGAGGGAGTCGTTAGTATGTCAAGGGTTAAGTGGCCTGGCGGACTTACTCAACGCCAGCATGGAAATGGCAGTGCTCGttctcgtcggcctcggcggtctcttcctcctcatggTCATGACCTTCCTCGGTCTCTTCGTGATCAtggccctcttcttcagtgTGCTCATGGCCTTCCTCCTCATGATCATGGTCCTCTTCAGACTCGGCACCCTCGGCCTGGACAGCgacatcttctccatcagaGTCTACGCAGTACCTATGGGAACAAGGATTAGTATGGTCCAATAGGATGGTACGCTTAGACGCTTACATTTCAGAGCCATGGCTATGGCAGTCTGTGTACTTGGAGGGGACATCTGTGGTAGCTGTGACCTTGATGTCTACGAGGTACTCTGTCTCACCAGCGAAGCAGTAACTGCACGAGTTGTGTTAGTTCCGAGCCAGGGGCACTATGTCTGAGAGCAGGGGGACCAACAGATCAGATGCGTGGAGATGACAGCCGGTAATGGCAGTGACCTTAGGCTCGCTTGCAGTTGTCGTAGGGGCACTGGTAGCTCTGGGGGCCAGgttggcagcggcagatGCTGCAGTAGAGACGAGGATGCCCCATTTGGCGAGGGACGACACGGGAGTGTACATGTCGTGAGAGAGGAAGTGCCAAAGAGGTTCTCaggagacgagacgagataGGATCCGGCCACAAGGGGGTGAGAAGCGAAAGACGCGTGGACGAGCCAACTGAAGAAGCAATATTTAAGCTTAATTCTTCTGCAGCAAGGTTGCGTAGCGTGTGGTTGCGTATGCGGACGAGTTGTAGAGTGAAGGGGACGGCTCCTATGGGACGAAGAACTTGAAACGGCTTCTAGATGCGTTAGGGTTGAAGGATCTGGTCTGGTCGGCAAGCAAGATCCGAGAGAGCGAGCAGGGCCTGGTGGTTGGAGGATCTGGAAGGGAAAGGAGGCCAAAAGGGTTGTCGAGCCGTCCTGGGCGAGCAGGTGGTTTTGAGAAAGAcggagagagagggaaaagagacATTGTCTCAGACTTTTCTTTCAGTGAGGGTCGTCTCATTGCCAATAGCCCAAACGTGCGAAAAGAGTGGATAGTGGTGCTAAGCCGGGGGGTGGTTAGAAGGCTGTGAGGCGTtgttgaggaccttgatggcctcgagcgTGGCCTACGGATGGGCCTGCGCACCGTAGGCACCCTGCGCATGTCCGTGGATCGCTGAGGGCGGGCGGGAGGTTTCCTTTCTGGGCAAGACCGGCCTTTGTgtgaggaccttgatggACAGAAGAAACCCTGTCGCCAAGACGCTTGCCAGGACGCTGACCAAGAAGAGCCTCTGTAATCCAAGCATTCTCCCACGGCGCGCTCATTGTCTTTCAAGGATTAAGCATGTTTCCCGCGCTCTCCCGCGCTGCTAGTTTCTTTGTGTCGTAATATCTCGTCGGTCGTATCTCTTGTTGTGAGGCACATCTTTGCGCTTAAAATGGCGCGTGCCCATACCCATGGACTCTTTATCCTCGAGCAAGGGGCAGCAGTTGATAAGGAACTCCAGCTACTGTTAACAGAACCTCGAGTTTAACCCCACATAGCATATGCCAAAAACAAGGTTAAAAAAATGCCGTCTTTGTGTGTGTGCGGCGTCGATCGAAGGCGGTCGCGCTAGACAGCGTTTGAACGGCATAGTTCGAGGATGAGAGTCTATCCTCCCACTCGAGAGTGATTCATGCAGCGTGGGATGCCAGCTAAACCACTCGTTAGAACATATCCACTCACGGACAAAGGGCAAAGTATCGTAGAAGCATACGAGATTCCCCATCCCCCATAGCATCTCGTCCCATCCCATCCTGTCCCCCACATCCTTGCCCAGGCATGTTGACGACATCGGGAAAATGTCGGTGCTCCAGGAAAAAGACTCGAATCTCACGGGCCGTCGGACGCTAGTCAAATGAGATCTCGATGTCCTGTACGTATCCCGTGCGGAGAgtcgtggctggctgacgagGGAGAGGCTGATGATAGTTGAGGATGATTTTGCCTTCTATTGGGCGCCATGATCCAGAGTCGAATATTTCTGTGTTTCATTGCACATCCTCATTCCTGGCATCAGCCTCATTTGTGCTAAGTCGTAACTTTATGTCTGGCATTGTTCAACGTTTTTTGCTTTGCTTCCCCCGACGGGCGCATGATGGCTCGAGGAGACGGTCAGGAGGCTGAGTGCTGTCCTCAAG
Protein-coding sequences here:
- a CDS encoding Peptidase-S8 domain-containing protein, whose translation is MKSSILLQAFFAASAVVNAHRLPGPAPDPNATGRVRTGGTQKFIVEVEPHRGLSTLSHKFLSKAGPGKPVYKEFECSDVFSGMVIETDSDNVDSLRQMEGVVNVWAARTMQRPRVEKSTYGPSKLRKNYTVHYSTGVDKLHAAGIRGKGATVAIIDTGIDYTHKALGGCFGPGCKIRGGYDLVGADWDTHNQKKYPKVPDTDPMDYEGHGTHVAGIIAADNEWLTGVAPEAELLIYKVFSDDPWETDEETIMQALCDAYSAGADIITSSIGKPNGWSDNPWAVLASRLVDKGIVVVASAGNEGEIGPFYASSGATGHGVLAVAAANVSTQPNSNRSGDDYGPVPVYFTTWGPTNELLIKPDITAPGFTIVSTVLDQSYDELSGTSMAAPYIAGLAALYIGEYGGREFHGAGFAKMLHDRIASSGSSLPFVNNRLIPKFRASPFQVGTGLVDAWKVLHYDTQLDYEPFALRDTELFKPRWTFNITNNDKKGHRYTFKLEPQAGFNILDRDYGIALLYAVEPRNIVPPVRLPHAVFVEPGETRELSVSFALPDVDDDYLPLYSGKVCITSDHGEKLSIPYGGAAYDTEKAFDNMFIREPFITDMDRDWAWSFNIDKNPNDFVELGARLSYACDNLRWDIFERDWSESFWHYPPVVGERGYVGSATTMRDAEQFWFYDPDVNDPDDTVAFPLRREPRGFRIFWWFGKLANGTRIAPGNYTMRFAALRPYGNPNISDHWDIMYREVDNIQVLPYNGTSNSTQIYRRPRR